The sequence TCGATCAAGACAACGATGGATTTATCCATCTTATCGCTAACAACCTTGCCAGTTAGCGTACGTACTAAGTTTTCTGCTTCAGCCATTGCTAATTACCTACGCGCTTACTAGTTGCTAGAGGTGGACGCTTTCTGACGCAAAACCGTTTTTATGCGAGCAATGTCGCGACGGGCTTGCTTCATCAAGTGAGTCTGATTCAATTGGCCAGTTGTTTTCTGCATACGCAGCTTGAACTGTGCTTCCAACTGAGAAAGCAGTTCTTGATTTAACTCTTCAACTGACTTTTCGTTAAGTTCTGTAGCTTTCATCACATCACCGATCGCTTAACAAAAGTTGTATTCAGTGGCAATTTCGCAGCAGCAAGAGCAAAAGCTTCTCGCGCCAACTCTTCGGAAACGCCTTCCATTTCGTAAAGGATTTTTCCTGGCTGAATTTGGGCCACCCAATATTCAACATTACCCTTACCTTTACCCTGACGAACTTCCAGAGGTTTTTCAGTAATTGGCTTATCTGGAAACACTCGAATCCAGATTTTACCGCCACGTTTAACGTGACGAGTCATTGCACGACGTGCCGCCTCAATTTGGCGTGCCGTAATACGGCCACGATCAACGCATTTCAAACCGAATTCACCAAAGCTAACTTTGGACCCACGCAGCGCTAAACCACGATTACGACCCTTCATTTGCTTACGGAATTTTGTACGCTTTGGTTGCAGCATTTGCCTAACCCTTATTCGTCAAAACTATTTTAACAAAGCGCTTATTTAGCGCCTTTTTTCTTTGGAGCGGCTTCGGCTTCTTCGACGCCACCAATTATTTCGCCTTTGAAGATCCACACTTTTACGCCAATAATGCCGTAAGTTGTAGAAGCTTCTGCAGTCGAGTAATCAATATCAGCACGTAACGTGTGAAGTGGAACTCGACCTTCGCGATACCATTCGGAACGGGCAATTTCTGCACCACCCAAACGACCACCAACCTGAACTTTCACACCTTGCGCGCCTTGACGCATTGCGTTCTGTACAGCGCGCTTCATAGCACGGCGGAACATCACTCGACGCTCCAGCTGTTGCGCCACACTTTGGGCAACCAATACAGCGTCCAGATCCGGTTTGCGAATCTCTTCGATGTTGATGTGTACAGGGACACCCATCTGCTTGCTAATTGCAGCGCGCAGCTTTTCAACATCTTCGCCTTTCTTACCAATCACAATACCGGGACGGGCAGTATGAATAGTAACGCGGGCAGTATTTGCAGGCCGCTCTATTTCAATTCGACTAACTGACGCATGCGACAGTGCCTTTTGTATATAGCTACGAACTTGTAAATCTTCATTCAGCTTATCCGCGTACTCGCCTTTGCTAGCATACCAAGTTGAGGTATGCTTTTTAACAATACCGAGCCGGATTCCTGTGGGATGTACTTTCTGACCCATAAGTCTACTCTCTTATTGATCCGCTACTTTAACGGTGATGTGGCAAGTGCGCTTCAAGATACGATCTGCGCGACCCTTTGCGCGCGGTCGAATGCGCTTCATCGTTAAACCTTCGTCCACAAATATGGTGGACACCTTCAGCTCATCAACGTCAGCACCTTCATTGTGCTCAGCGTTGGCGATAGCCGATTCCAAAACCTTTTTGATGACCGCAGCGCCTTTCTTCGGGCTGAAAGCCAACAAATCCAAAGCCGTCTCTACTGTCTTACCGCGAATCTGGTCTGCTACGAGTCGCGCTTTTTGCGCTGACATGTTAGCGCCGCGTAATTTAGCTGCTACTTCCATCTCTTATTCCTCGCTTAACGCTTAGCTTTCTTGTCTGCTACATGGCCACGGTAAGTGCGGGTTGCCGCGAACTCACCTAACTTGTGACCAACCATTTCTTCGCTAACCAAAACGGGAACGTGTAAGCGCCCGTTATGTACAGCGATAGTCAAACCCACCATCTCAGGCAAAATCATTGAGCGGCGCGACCAAGTTTTAATTGGGCGACGATCATTCTTCTCCGCCGCAACTTCAACTTTATTCAAAAGATGGTGGTCAACAAAAGGACCTTTCTTCAGTGAACGTGGCACTGTTCTTTCCTCTTTTTAGCTATTTAGCCGGCGCTTACTTCTTACCGCGACGACGAATAATCATGTTGTCAGTACGCTTGTTGCTGCGAGTTTTGTAACCTTTGGTAGGAGTACCCCATGGAGACACGGGATGACGACCACCTGAAGTACGACCCTCACCACCACCATGCGGGTGATCAACTGGGTTCATCGCAACACCGCGAACGGTTGGACGAACACCACGCCAGCGAGTAGCACCAGCCTTACCTAATGAACGCAAACTGTGTTCACTATTCGATACTTCACCTAAAGTTGCGCGACATTCGGATTCAACCTTACGCATTTCACCACTGCGCAAGCGCAAGGTAGCGTATTGACCATCACGAGCAACCAACTGCACTGAAGTTCCGGCCGAACGCGCTAACTGAGCACCTTTGCCTGGCTTCATTTCTACACAATGAATAACACTACCCACTGGTATATTGCGCAGAGGCAAGGTGTTTCCGGGCTTAATAGCAGCCGCATCACCTGACTCGACCACATCACCGGCCGAAACGCCCTTAGGAGCAATAATATAACGACGTTCGCCATCAAGATAACAAACGAGCGCAATGTAAGCACTGCGATTTGGATCGTACTCTAAGCGCTCAACCTTTGCAGGAATAGCATCTTTATTACGCTTAAAATCAATCTTTCGGTAGTGCTGCTTGTGTCCGCCACCAATATGACGAGTCGTAATACGACCGTTATTGTTGCGTCCACCACTTTTAGACTTTTTCTCTAATAAAGGAGCATAAGGCGCACCTTTATGTAAGTCTGGGTTCACCACGCTGACAACAAAGCGGCGACCGGCTGAGGTTGGCTTGCGTTTTACAATTGGCATGACAATCCGCTCCTTATTCCGCTGCTTCGAAGTCGATCTCTGAGCCTTCGGCTAGAGTGACGTAAGCTTTTTTCCAATCGCTGCGACGACCTAGACCGTTGCGCGTACGTTTGGTTTTACCCTTAACATTCAAGACGCGAACGCCTTCAACACTAACATTAAACAGTTTTTCGACTGCAGCTTTGATCTCGGCTTTTTCTGCATTACTAACCACTTTAAACACAACCTGGTTAGCGATATCGGCAACTGCTGCTGCCTTTTCAGAAATTACTGGGCCAAGCAAAACTTTATATAGGCGCTCCTGGTTCATACCAGCACCTCCTCAAGTTTTTTGAGAGCGGGCACGGTGACCACAACCTTATCAAAACGAATCAGGCTGACAGGATCGATACCCTGAACATCGCGAACGTCGACCTTATGCAAGTTGCGAGAAGCAAGATACAGATTGGAATCCACATCCTCCGTCACAATCAACACATCCGACAAATCAAACTGCGCAAGCTTCGCTATCAAACTTTTAGTCTTAGGAGCTTCTAAAGCAAACCCTTCAACAACAACTAAACGCTCTTGACGCGCCAACTCAGACAATATGCAGCGCATAGCTGCACGATACATCTTTTTATTCAACTTTTGCTCAAAGCTACGCGGCTGTGCAGCAAACGTCACACCACCCGAACGCCAAATTGGGCTTCGGATAGTACCAGCACGCGCTCGGCCAGTACCTTTTTGACGCCATGGCTTCTTACCACCACCTGACACATCAGCACGATTCTTTTGAGCTTTGGTCCCCTGGCGAGCACCAGCCATATAGGCCACTACTGCTTGATGAACCAAATCTTGATTAAACTCTTTACCAAAAGCCACTTCGGAAACTGAAACAGTACCCTTGGCGCCTTGAGGTGTAGCAATACTTAATTCCATGGTCGATTCCCCCGGGATACTTAACCGTTGTTACGCAGCTTGACAGCAGGACGAACAATCACGTCACCACCGGGAGCACCAGGCACGGCACCCTTAATAAGTAACAAGTTGCGTTCAACATCAACCCGAACCACTTCAAGATTCTGAGTCGTTACACGCTCAGCGCCCATGTGGCCAGCCATCTTTTTACCCTTGAATACACGACCAGGTGTTTGACACTGACCAATAGAACCAGGAGCTCGGTGCGAAAGTGAGTTGCCGTGCGTAGCATCTTGCATTGAGAAATTCCAA is a genomic window of Teredinibacter purpureus containing:
- the rpmC gene encoding 50S ribosomal protein L29, coding for MKATELNEKSVEELNQELLSQLEAQFKLRMQKTTGQLNQTHLMKQARRDIARIKTVLRQKASTSSN
- the rplP gene encoding 50S ribosomal protein L16, which produces MLQPKRTKFRKQMKGRNRGLALRGSKVSFGEFGLKCVDRGRITARQIEAARRAMTRHVKRGGKIWIRVFPDKPITEKPLEVRQGKGKGNVEYWVAQIQPGKILYEMEGVSEELAREAFALAAAKLPLNTTFVKRSVM
- the rpsC gene encoding 30S ribosomal protein S3, translated to MGQKVHPTGIRLGIVKKHTSTWYASKGEYADKLNEDLQVRSYIQKALSHASVSRIEIERPANTARVTIHTARPGIVIGKKGEDVEKLRAAISKQMGVPVHINIEEIRKPDLDAVLVAQSVAQQLERRVMFRRAMKRAVQNAMRQGAQGVKVQVGGRLGGAEIARSEWYREGRVPLHTLRADIDYSTAEASTTYGIIGVKVWIFKGEIIGGVEEAEAAPKKKGAK
- the rplV gene encoding 50S ribosomal protein L22, which translates into the protein MEVAAKLRGANMSAQKARLVADQIRGKTVETALDLLAFSPKKGAAVIKKVLESAIANAEHNEGADVDELKVSTIFVDEGLTMKRIRPRAKGRADRILKRTCHITVKVADQ
- the rpsS gene encoding 30S ribosomal protein S19, with protein sequence MPRSLKKGPFVDHHLLNKVEVAAEKNDRRPIKTWSRRSMILPEMVGLTIAVHNGRLHVPVLVSEEMVGHKLGEFAATRTYRGHVADKKAKR
- the rplB gene encoding 50S ribosomal protein L2; this encodes MPIVKRKPTSAGRRFVVSVVNPDLHKGAPYAPLLEKKSKSGGRNNNGRITTRHIGGGHKQHYRKIDFKRNKDAIPAKVERLEYDPNRSAYIALVCYLDGERRYIIAPKGVSAGDVVESGDAAAIKPGNTLPLRNIPVGSVIHCVEMKPGKGAQLARSAGTSVQLVARDGQYATLRLRSGEMRKVESECRATLGEVSNSEHSLRSLGKAGATRWRGVRPTVRGVAMNPVDHPHGGGEGRTSGGRHPVSPWGTPTKGYKTRSNKRTDNMIIRRRGKK
- the rplW gene encoding 50S ribosomal protein L23, whose amino-acid sequence is MNQERLYKVLLGPVISEKAAAVADIANQVVFKVVSNAEKAEIKAAVEKLFNVSVEGVRVLNVKGKTKRTRNGLGRRSDWKKAYVTLAEGSEIDFEAAE
- the rplD gene encoding 50S ribosomal protein L4; this translates as MELSIATPQGAKGTVSVSEVAFGKEFNQDLVHQAVVAYMAGARQGTKAQKNRADVSGGGKKPWRQKGTGRARAGTIRSPIWRSGGVTFAAQPRSFEQKLNKKMYRAAMRCILSELARQERLVVVEGFALEAPKTKSLIAKLAQFDLSDVLIVTEDVDSNLYLASRNLHKVDVRDVQGIDPVSLIRFDKVVVTVPALKKLEEVLV